A window of the bacterium genome harbors these coding sequences:
- a CDS encoding ABC transporter permease translates to MVLLALGTFFSIQSEFLLRPNNLVNVVTNVAVLGIIAAPATMLLIAGQVDLSVASCAVFVGMVMANVAPTSMTLAIFAAIGAGLLVGIINAVGVVVLRVNSIITTLATLAAFRGAAKLVSGGQTLILDGFGGLGTNRILSVPLSAYMFAFVALLYHLVLRYTRFGKHIYAMGGDDRAARLAGIKVSRNIVVGFLLSAVSAILAGLILVSQLGASSPIAAQGLELQVITAVILGGASLSGGRGSMMGTIVAVFIIGLLDNGLNLLSVQSFWQEIILGALLLSAVAFDQFRIRVSQR, encoded by the coding sequence GTGGTGCTGCTCGCCCTCGGCACCTTTTTCTCGATCCAGTCGGAATTCCTCCTGAGACCGAACAATCTGGTCAACGTCGTCACCAACGTGGCGGTGCTCGGGATCATCGCCGCCCCTGCGACGATGCTGCTCATCGCCGGACAGGTCGACCTGTCGGTCGCTTCCTGCGCCGTGTTCGTCGGGATGGTGATGGCGAATGTGGCCCCCACGTCGATGACGCTGGCCATCTTCGCCGCGATCGGCGCCGGCCTCTTGGTGGGGATCATCAATGCGGTGGGGGTGGTCGTGCTCCGGGTCAATTCGATCATCACAACCCTGGCGACGCTCGCCGCTTTCCGGGGCGCCGCCAAACTGGTCTCCGGAGGCCAGACGCTCATTCTCGACGGGTTCGGTGGGCTCGGGACCAACCGAATCCTGAGCGTGCCACTCTCGGCGTACATGTTCGCCTTCGTCGCGTTGCTCTACCACCTGGTCCTGCGATACACTAGGTTCGGGAAGCACATCTACGCAATGGGCGGCGACGATCGGGCCGCCCGCCTCGCCGGCATCAAGGTCAGTAGGAACATCGTCGTCGGTTTTCTGCTGTCGGCGGTGAGCGCGATCCTCGCTGGCCTGATCCTGGTGTCACAGCTCGGGGCCTCGTCACCTATCGCCGCTCAGGGGCTCGAGCTGCAAGTGATCACCGCGGTCATCCTGGGCGGCGCCAGCCTCAGCGGCGGCCGCGGCTCCATGATGGGCACGATCGTCGCGGTCTTCATCATCGGACTGCTCGACAACGGCCTCAACTTGCTGAGCGTGCAGTCGTTCTGGCAGGAGATCATCCTGGGAGCCCTCCTGCTGTCGGCGGTCGCCTTCGACCAGTTCAGGATCAGGGTGAGCCAGCGGTGA
- a CDS encoding substrate-binding domain-containing protein translates to MRIKPPSLVVLLAVVFAMVAAACGSGDEPAAEETTAATEAATTTQAPEVTTTTAAPEVTTTTAAPEVTTTTAAPEETTTTPSALTEADLIDVGAEPGSGEGIKIGYISLGDSIPFVKLVSDNIREQAEIAGAEFVFCDGEVDPTKSLECARTLGVQEVDVVINFNLFEDAAAEICEAYGNKPTISIDIHQTCETSFFGADNFRAGFMTGASTGLHIQADFDCEYDEFVLLNALAAGQVVIERGDGAVAGFEEICGEIPEDKFTFVDVPSIAVDEARVNFGDWLTTHPDAEVIAVASTNDDMFLGAIAATEAAGRDGQVFGTAQGADESSWNRIVCDESWVADTAYFPERYGRTTVPAAIAAAQGIPIPDPLFVNHIVLTNNPAILGTDLFPTAPFTDFYPDQTCG, encoded by the coding sequence ATGAGGATCAAGCCACCGTCGTTGGTGGTTCTCTTGGCGGTCGTCTTCGCCATGGTCGCGGCTGCGTGTGGCAGCGGCGACGAGCCGGCGGCGGAAGAGACGACGGCGGCGACGGAGGCCGCGACGACGACTCAAGCGCCCGAGGTCACCACGACGACCGCGGCGCCCGAGGTCACGACGACGACCGCGGCGCCCGAGGTCACGACGACGACCGCGGCGCCCGAGGAGACCACGACCACCCCGTCGGCGCTGACGGAGGCCGACCTGATCGACGTCGGCGCCGAGCCCGGCTCGGGTGAAGGCATCAAGATCGGATACATCTCGCTCGGCGACTCCATCCCGTTCGTGAAGCTCGTCTCCGACAACATCCGCGAGCAGGCCGAGATCGCCGGTGCCGAATTCGTGTTCTGCGACGGCGAGGTGGATCCGACCAAGTCGCTCGAGTGCGCGCGCACGCTCGGTGTTCAGGAGGTTGACGTGGTCATCAACTTCAACCTGTTCGAGGATGCCGCTGCGGAGATCTGTGAGGCATACGGCAACAAGCCGACCATCTCGATCGACATCCACCAGACGTGCGAGACCTCGTTCTTCGGGGCGGACAACTTCCGGGCGGGCTTCATGACCGGAGCCTCGACCGGACTTCACATCCAGGCCGACTTCGACTGCGAGTACGACGAGTTCGTGCTGCTCAACGCGTTGGCCGCGGGTCAGGTGGTCATCGAGCGCGGAGACGGCGCCGTCGCGGGGTTCGAGGAGATCTGTGGGGAGATCCCCGAGGACAAGTTCACGTTCGTCGACGTGCCGTCGATCGCCGTGGACGAGGCGAGGGTGAACTTCGGTGACTGGCTCACCACTCACCCCGATGCCGAAGTCATCGCCGTCGCCTCGACCAACGACGACATGTTCCTCGGCGCCATCGCGGCGACTGAGGCGGCGGGTCGGGACGGTCAGGTCTTCGGCACCGCGCAGGGAGCAGACGAGAGTTCTTGGAACCGGATCGTCTGTGACGAGAGCTGGGTCGCCGACACGGCGTACTTCCCGGAGCGGTACGGGCGGACGACGGTTCCGGCAGCCATCGCGGCGGCTCAGGGGATCCCGATCCCGGATCCGTTGTTCGTCAACCACATCGTGCTGACGAACAACCCCGCGATCCTGGGAACGGACCTTTTCCCGACTGCGCCGTTCACCGACTTCTATCCAGACCAGACCTGCGGCTAG
- a CDS encoding nucleotidyltransferase domain-containing protein, which produces MTRRELVLGAHREAIKAAAAANKATSIALVGSAARGDDGPASDVDFLARFETGSSLFDLARLQGALAELLGVDVDVVSAGGLKPDEYAGHRAMLLEAIIL; this is translated from the coding sequence GTGACTCGGCGTGAACTCGTCCTGGGCGCCCACCGCGAGGCCATCAAGGCCGCGGCGGCCGCCAACAAGGCCACCTCCATCGCGTTGGTGGGCTCGGCGGCCCGCGGCGATGACGGCCCCGCCAGCGACGTGGACTTCCTGGCCAGGTTCGAGACGGGGTCGTCCCTGTTCGACCTGGCGCGCCTCCAAGGCGCCCTCGCGGAGCTGCTGGGCGTCGATGTGGACGTCGTCTCTGCTGGCGGCCTCAAGCCCGACGAGTACGCGGGGCATCGGGCGATGCTCCTCGAGGCGATCATCCTTTGA
- a CDS encoding aryldialkylphosphatase, which translates to MTETAPFIQTVTGPVAPGELGVTMPHEHVFLHNPSFVEPQEASERFRAHEPVSESNIEWVRQYWTSNVDNLQLYDEEVAIEEVRRYYRAGGDAIVDPTTRWIARDPRALFRVSRATGVKIVAGTGFYVAETHPGDMDRRSDADLAAEMIHELTTGIDDTGVKAGLIGEMGCYWPLRDAERKALRAAAIASLETNAAVMVHPGRDPAAPAEIIDVLTTAGMDTSRIIIAHIDRTVLEPKEVLDLAETGVYLEYDIFGQETSMFPTVGVMTDAGLVPRRPAGLSMPNDAERLDRVDLLVEHGFAERVLMSMDICTKHRLHRYGGHGYDYIVEHIVPWMRRRGTSQDVLDTILRANPQRVFSMTGAGGP; encoded by the coding sequence ATGACTGAGACTGCGCCATTCATCCAGACGGTCACCGGCCCCGTCGCGCCCGGGGAGCTCGGCGTGACGATGCCCCACGAGCACGTCTTCCTGCACAACCCGTCGTTCGTCGAGCCGCAGGAGGCGTCGGAGCGCTTCCGGGCCCACGAGCCGGTGTCGGAGAGCAACATCGAATGGGTCCGCCAGTACTGGACCAGCAACGTCGACAACCTCCAGCTGTACGACGAGGAGGTCGCCATCGAGGAGGTGCGGCGGTACTACCGAGCCGGCGGCGACGCCATCGTCGACCCGACGACGCGGTGGATCGCACGCGACCCCAGGGCGCTGTTCCGGGTCTCGCGGGCCACCGGGGTCAAGATCGTCGCCGGCACCGGGTTCTACGTCGCCGAGACCCACCCCGGCGACATGGACCGACGATCCGACGCCGACCTGGCCGCCGAGATGATCCACGAGCTCACCACCGGGATCGACGACACCGGCGTCAAGGCCGGGCTCATCGGCGAGATGGGCTGCTACTGGCCGCTGCGGGACGCGGAACGCAAGGCACTGCGCGCCGCCGCCATCGCTTCGCTGGAGACGAACGCCGCGGTGATGGTGCACCCGGGCCGCGATCCTGCCGCCCCGGCCGAGATCATCGACGTGCTCACCACCGCCGGCATGGACACGAGCAGGATCATCATCGCCCACATCGACCGGACCGTCCTCGAGCCGAAGGAGGTCCTGGACCTCGCCGAGACCGGCGTCTACCTGGAGTACGACATCTTCGGCCAGGAGACCTCCATGTTCCCCACCGTGGGCGTGATGACCGACGCCGGGCTCGTGCCGAGGCGTCCGGCCGGGCTGTCGATGCCGAACGACGCCGAACGTCTCGACCGGGTGGATCTCCTGGTGGAGCACGGGTTCGCGGAACGGGTCCTCATGTCGATGGACATCTGCACCAAGCACCGTCTGCACCGCTACGGCGGGCACGGCTACGACTACATCGTGGAGCACATCGTCCCCTGGATGCGGAGGCGGGGCACGTCTCAGGACGTTCTCGACACGATCCTGCGAGCGAACCCGCAGCGGGTGTTCAGCATGACCGGCGCCGGTGGGCCCTGA
- a CDS encoding Fic family protein — MTIDLAGSPYSIEDTGGWVIDKAARLQQRADLLRSQGRLTEQTLRAYFGDKRFEQIAESNAIEGSTLSVGETQAAILRGVTITGHDPAYSEAAINLSRALERMVELAHDDTASDIAQVKELHALILGGSTAGLFRSEQVLIAGSPHVPPRSWGEVMSSMEGWEEWSGKNSSAPALLRAVVLHTWLAHIHPFSDGNGRTARAVMNLELIRSGLPSIIIRRKDRSRYYEALAESDLGGDLGLIAELILARAEDALRDLERTATAQRGYDRTQAELRKAQERQVAIWNDAVRLLFSLVDDALRRDLGDMGQVSTHWYEDELLLDDYVALSRGDPAGNSWLFRLSTDVPGLASRRYLAWTGYRSVELRSGGKVGHGPSILWSVPDQSGFRKWTMDDLQSPGVAEFTLPLPKADKWIARLPDGRIARLAPSTIANRIARAIVMSISNQ, encoded by the coding sequence ATGACTATCGACCTTGCCGGTAGCCCGTACAGCATTGAAGACACTGGCGGCTGGGTCATCGACAAGGCAGCAAGACTCCAGCAGCGCGCGGACTTACTCCGTAGCCAAGGACGGCTCACGGAACAAACCCTGCGCGCCTACTTCGGCGACAAGCGCTTTGAACAGATCGCCGAGTCGAACGCGATCGAGGGAAGCACGCTCAGTGTCGGCGAGACTCAGGCGGCGATCCTGCGGGGTGTCACGATCACTGGACACGATCCGGCTTACTCAGAAGCGGCGATCAACCTGTCGAGAGCACTCGAGCGCATGGTCGAACTCGCCCACGACGACACGGCAAGCGATATTGCACAGGTAAAGGAACTGCACGCCTTGATTCTCGGCGGATCGACAGCCGGCCTCTTCCGATCCGAACAGGTTCTCATTGCCGGCTCCCCTCATGTGCCTCCCCGATCGTGGGGGGAGGTCATGTCCTCCATGGAGGGTTGGGAGGAGTGGTCGGGCAAGAACTCGTCCGCTCCTGCACTCCTACGAGCCGTCGTACTACACACATGGCTCGCTCACATTCATCCATTCAGCGACGGGAACGGACGGACCGCGAGGGCGGTCATGAACCTGGAACTGATCCGATCCGGCCTCCCGAGCATCATCATCCGCCGAAAGGATCGGTCGCGATACTACGAAGCTCTAGCGGAGTCCGACCTCGGAGGCGACCTAGGGCTAATCGCGGAGTTGATCTTGGCGCGCGCCGAGGACGCACTCCGGGATCTTGAGCGCACCGCGACAGCCCAACGGGGCTATGACCGGACACAGGCGGAACTGCGCAAGGCCCAAGAGCGCCAGGTCGCAATCTGGAACGACGCGGTGCGTCTCCTCTTCTCGCTTGTCGACGATGCCCTCAGACGAGATCTGGGCGACATGGGCCAAGTATCGACACACTGGTACGAAGATGAACTGCTGCTTGACGACTACGTCGCTCTATCGCGCGGGGATCCGGCGGGCAACTCTTGGTTATTCCGGCTATCGACTGACGTGCCGGGATTGGCAAGCCGTCGCTACTTGGCATGGACGGGTTACCGCAGCGTCGAATTGCGCTCCGGAGGCAAAGTCGGACACGGCCCTTCCATCTTGTGGTCAGTCCCGGATCAATCCGGCTTTCGCAAGTGGACGATGGACGATCTGCAATCCCCGGGGGTCGCGGAATTCACACTGCCGCTGCCGAAGGCAGACAAGTGGATCGCGAGACTTCCCGATGGCCGGATTGCGCGACTCGCGCCAAGTACGATCGCGAATCGAATTGCGCGGGCCATCGTCATGTCGATCAGCAATCAGTAG
- a CDS encoding Gfo/Idh/MocA family oxidoreductase, with the protein MIGAGSWAVASHIPNLLKRTDDVALVGFARPEQALIPWITEQFGFERGVTDHRELLEMGLDVCIVSSPNRYHYEHAKAAMEAGAHVMVEKPFTIDPADAWNLVETAERLGRHLVLALGWNYKPMVARAKELVEEHGGFGEVEHVTVDMSSAARELLAEARSYDAGSPVATARPETYTDPSLSGGGYAQAQVSHALGLALWLAEDLRASEVFSMMTAPLEAPVELHDAMTVRFANGAIGTVSGTSCHLGYRGNKHVLSVRIIGSEGMLSVDLGREFVHWFGGADQDIDVELDDRAGDYDCDGPVHTLIDLALGRDTRNRSPGHVGARSVEITEAAYRSAAAGGVATVR; encoded by the coding sequence GTGATCGGAGCCGGCTCGTGGGCCGTCGCCTCCCACATCCCCAACCTCCTGAAGCGCACCGACGACGTCGCACTCGTCGGCTTCGCGCGGCCCGAGCAGGCGCTGATCCCGTGGATCACCGAGCAGTTCGGGTTCGAGCGCGGCGTCACCGATCACCGCGAGCTCCTCGAGATGGGCTTGGACGTATGCATCGTCTCCAGCCCCAACCGGTACCACTACGAGCACGCCAAGGCCGCGATGGAGGCGGGTGCCCATGTGATGGTCGAGAAGCCGTTCACGATCGACCCCGCCGATGCCTGGAATCTCGTCGAGACGGCCGAGCGGCTCGGGCGACACCTCGTCCTGGCGCTCGGTTGGAACTACAAGCCGATGGTGGCCCGCGCCAAGGAACTGGTCGAGGAGCACGGGGGCTTCGGCGAGGTGGAGCACGTGACGGTCGACATGTCCTCGGCGGCGCGCGAGCTGCTCGCCGAGGCCCGGTCGTACGACGCGGGGTCGCCGGTGGCGACGGCGCGGCCCGAGACCTACACAGACCCCTCGCTCTCGGGGGGCGGATACGCCCAGGCCCAGGTGTCGCACGCACTCGGCCTGGCGCTGTGGTTGGCCGAGGACCTGCGGGCGTCCGAGGTGTTCTCCATGATGACGGCGCCCCTCGAGGCGCCCGTCGAGCTCCACGACGCGATGACCGTCCGGTTCGCCAACGGGGCCATCGGCACGGTCTCGGGGACTTCGTGCCACCTGGGGTACCGCGGCAACAAGCACGTCCTGTCGGTGCGCATCATCGGGTCCGAAGGAATGCTTTCAGTGGATCTGGGGCGTGAGTTCGTCCACTGGTTCGGCGGCGCCGACCAGGACATCGACGTAGAGCTCGACGACCGCGCCGGGGACTACGACTGCGACGGCCCGGTGCACACGCTGATCGACCTCGCCCTGGGACGCGACACCCGCAACCGGTCACCGGGACACGTCGGGGCGAGATCGGTGGAGATCACAGAAGCCGCCTACCGGAGTGCCGCCGCGGGAGGCGTGGCGACGGTGCGCTGA